atatcttatccaaagatcttgaccatacattgttcttctctctctttttaaattaatcttagcctgaatgaatctattaactttttacatttaagatttttcatttaaagatttaacaatgttgtttcttgtcctagtgtgtgtatataaacacagggaactccagtttctgtattacatcttgcctgaagaaggagcctgagttgcctcgaaagcttgcatattgtaatcttttagttagccaacaaaaggtgtcatttttcttggcttttctctaaaaatatataatgaaaatgtaatttatgtgTGTCCGTATTTTAATGTATATACTTTTTATACCAAGTCTGTTTTGAATTTCTTTATGAACAGGACTTACAGGACCTGACCCATTCAGATGAACACCAAGACAAAGACACTTTTAGAAAGAACATTGGAATAAAAAGTAAAGAGGAGGGAGATGTGTTATCTGCATCaatagaacaaaacaaaattccaaaTGAACAAATGTTTAAAGAGTTTCAAAACGAAAGAAAACGAATTGAAGACCATGATAAGCTACAGGAGCATCTTCATTATAATCAAAGTAAAGGTGACCAAGAGCAAATGCAAAAGGATAAACTCCTGCATGAGAATGTCATGCAAAAAGATTATGAAACAGCAATACAGACGTCAAAAAttagtgaagaaagaaaaaaggctgTAGCAGAGAATATGTTATATGAAGGAAAACCTACCGATGAAAAGGAAAATGAAGATCAGAGGCAGCTTGAGTGGGAGAAGCCGAAGAAACGGATGACTGAGGAACAAAGGTCACAAAACTTTGAAGAACAAAGGTGTGTGGTGGCAGAacaaagaagaagacagaatgaaCAAAGCCAGCATGtattagaaaaaacaaagaagCTTGAGACTAAGGAATGGAAGCAAATGGAGGAACAAGGGTTGTATGATATAGAACTAAAGAAAATGGAGACTAAAGAAAGGCAGCATAATCACTTACAAGAgcaaaagcaacatttgttgaTAGAAcacaaggagaaaaaggaagaggGGTATAATGAAAATGTGCAGATGCTGAAAGACGGAGAACAACAGCAGAAATGGGAACAAAGGAAACAATTGTTAGACATACAAAGGCATCAAGAAATGGAAGAAGACCAGCTAAAGAAAGCAGatcaacaaatgaaaaaagaatttgaaaaacaGAGGAGACAAGAGGCTGAAGAAGAAACTCAACAGGACCTAGCAGAAGAAAGACAAGATGTAGAAAACCAAAGAAAGCTGAAAGTGGAGGAACAAAGGCAACAGGAAAtcgaagaacaaaagaaaaaagaacagaagatgcAAGAGGCAGAGGAGCATAAGAAAAAGGAGATTAAAGAACAAAAGAGGCAGGAAgttgaattacaaataaaaagagaaatagatAATCAAAGACAACAAGActttgaagaaaagaagaagaaagaggcagaggaaaaaaacaaaaaggagctggaagaacaaaggcaacaagattTAGAAGAAAAACGGAAGCGGGAGGCTGAGGAACAACAAAAACGGGAAATGGAACATCAAAGAGATCTTGAGAAACAGAAGAAGCGagaggatgaagaaaagaaaaaagagctgGAAAAACAGAGGAAACTAGATTTAGAAGCAATAAGGAAGCGGGAGGCAGaagaaaaaagacagagagaatTGGAGGAAAAGAGGATGCAGGAGGCTGAGGAACTAAAACAAAGAGAACTAGAAGAACAAAGACAGCGAGAATTGAAGGAACAGAGGAAGCAGGAGGCGGAGAAACTGAAAAAATTGGAACTTGAAGAACAAAGGAGACAAGATAAAGAAGTACAGAGGATACAAGAGGTAGAGAAACAGATGCAAatagaaaatgagaaacaaagacaGCAAGATTTACAAGAGCAGCTCATTAATGAACCACAACTAAAGATTTTGGATGAGAAAAAAAGACAGGAAGCTGAGGTGCAAAAACAATGGAATGTTAGAAGCAAGTGCCAGCTGGTGGCTAAAGAACAGATGAATTTCAAAGCTGAAAAAGGACGATCGGATGAAGCTGAAGAAATAATGCAAGAATGGGAAAAGGAACAAAATGAAAGTAATGCTAATCAAACAGAGCTGGAATTTGAGGACAATCAAAGATTTGATCCCCAAGAgcaggaaagaagaagagaggaaCTCAGGTGGCAAGATATGGAGGAGAGACATGCAGCACCAAGACCTTTTACCTTTAAAGTATCGTcaggagaaaagcaaataatatttCAGAAGGTCAACCTAACACCTGTGACACCAGTTAACCATCACAGCAACCAATTAGACCAAAAAGAGTCCAAGTCACTCTCAGGAGCCAAAGGTGCTCATTCTTTACCATCATCTTTGTATATTCCCCATACAGCCATTTTAGTAACGGGAGCCCAGCTTTGTGGCACTGCAGTAAACATGGACCAGATTAAAGATACAGCCTGCAAATCTTTACTTGGTCTTTCTGAAGATAAAAAAACCTTAGATCTTCCTCCTGTTAATAGTAGAAGCAAAATGTCACCAGAAGGAAAGCCCAGCACGATCAAAAGTAGATCCTTGCATGAGGGAAACCAGTCAAGTGCAGCAATATTAGCAGAGTGGGCCATGATTCGATCCAGAATCCTTAAGAGTGCAGACAATGGTAAGTTACATGAAAGAGATTCCAGATACCAAGTCAGGCATGCTACCGAAGATTGTTCACAGAAAGGGGTCACAAATCCTCACACTAGCCTTCGGAAAACAGTGTCTGCCAGTGCAAAATTCTCTATTACACCTGCATGGCAAAAATTTCCAGATAGTCCTAAAACAATTAGCAATGAGCCTTCAAAACCTAGACTTCAAAATGAAAGAGATGCTACTAAAACAAGAACTTTGTCACTTGATCTGGATTCTGCTGATTCATCTCCTTGTAAAGCTAAAGAAAGGAGCATCCAGGTACCAAAATCGACAAAAACACCAGATAGCACTGAAGGATATGTATTTGCCAAAGACCTACCATCCTTTTTAGTTCCAAGTCCACCTCATGGTTCTCAAAAAGGACGATCACCGTCAGAAACACAGATCCCCCAAGAAAATCATGAGAGCACAGAAAAAAGAGTATTGTCCAGTGAAGAGAAGGTATCTCCTTTTGGAATCAAATTGAGGAGAACAAACTACTCACTTCGCTACCATAGTGAGCAACAAgctgaacaaaaaagaaagaagcgtTACAGTGCAGGGGATAATTTTGAGGGAATTCCTGCACCGCTCTTACCAATTGGTCATGAAAAGAGTACACTAAGTAATAAAGGGACTGCTGCTGGTTCTCTCAAGGACACAAAAGACAACAATGCTACTGGATCTGTTCAAAGCCTACCTGAAGCAAGGTTGACCCCGTCGAAAATGAACATTCCAGCTATACACGGTGAAAGTGAAAGGCATCTGCTCAAGCCAACAGCCTACCAGAAACCATGTTTAGCCCCTAAACCCAGCTGTGCAACTCCACCTTCCTCTCCTTTAGATAAGTCGGAGAAATccaagattgttgagtctcaaaGAACTGTCAAAGAAGGCCTTGCTCCACTAAAGAAAAAAGATGACGTGAAAGAGGATACACTGCCTGTGTCATCACAAAGGAGCCAAAATGAAGAGGAAGAGGCTAAAGAGAAGAAGTCTTTCTTTCCCTCTATTAACATTCCGTGGAGAGAAAGAGTCGACAGGAAGACAGAACTGATTAAGAGAGGTCAGTAGTAGCTTTTATTTTACGActaaatgtatgtattttctaAAAGGTTTTTGATTTGATCTGCTCTGCTCAAAATGCAAGTTTAAATAGTTTCCGATGAATTTTAGGGCTCAGTTGGAAATCACCATATCTTCTTACCTTTTACGTTCCCTTTCATGATTATAAACCTTTTTTGTTTCATGTACATGAGCCAAACATTAGCCTCACAACTCTTTCACACCTATATTTTTACATCAAAAtccaattaattttatatttaaaactattaaaaatgagATGAGCAATACATGTAATCATTTTCTGTAGATGACCATTCACAAAGGGAGGTGTGATTATTGAAATTATCACTTATCATTAAGTTGTGGCATCCCTTATACTGACAACAGAGAGTTggaacctcagttttatgtctcatccgaaggTTATCAGGACCTCAGTattatgtctcatctgaaagacagcaccatttttacagcactgtgctcccatcactgcactgggtcaTTGAGATCAACACACAGActacagggtaagcgccccctgctggcctcgccaacacctctttcGTCATCAATCCCAGATTTTTCTGTTTGGTCTCACACTTACAGTAAGTGTTGGCCGGGCCagaatatgcttagcttcaggtggatgacctgttctgaagtgcatgttgtATGGCTGCCGACAAACATCCATAAACCTTGAACATcttactgaaaaatattttttgtgttaactAAATTTCAAGTTTCAAGTttgttgatcaagctgccctgtgggacatccagaGACTTTGTGGATCCCGTCAaggttactggatatcatggccagcctatacactggtactgttagtgctgtgcagagtgaaggcagaacctctgcgtttttcccagttgattctggggttcgtcagcgtTGTGTTCTTCctcttactctgttcagtgcttacatggactgggtgttggacaaagTCATGGGGTTAAGTGGCTGTGGGGCACCtattgatgaagaaagattcactgatcttgattttgctgacaatgttgtgatcttcacagagtcaatggaggctctgattggggtcattgagagacagagtgaggagtctgagtgtctgggcttacaaGTGTCCTGGGTAAAAACCAAGaaccaggcttttaatgacctcttaggcacagccatcagtagtgtgtcgcTCTATGGAGAGAGTGTCATCCTtgtcgagaagtttacttacctcggcagtgacagtcacgtctctggtgactcttcctatgaaatcagtagacggattgggagagcatgggaggtcaagaggtctctggaaagggatGTGTAGAGCTCCCAGTATCACACTGCAGGTAATGTACCTAATTCTGAACTCCATGAGTAACCGCTCATTCAAtgcaaagtcaaaccaactgtacccaaggattctccaaagagacacagtaccaaaggagtccagtcttcatctcaggtcactggatagcgtccttgtcttgcagccatatagcaaaacaggaagcaccaggactttaaatacttggaccttcgtccttttgcacagattgggagcgccacatacccctttcTACCAATCTCGTGgctcccccatgctctcccaatctatctactgacttcacaggaacaatcaccagagacatgaatgtcgctgccgaggtaagtaaacctcttgacaaggttgacactctctctgcagacagacacactgccgatGGCTGAGAAAATCATAGCGTACATCTCAGCTGTATTATATTGAATCTTGTGGTGCTATCCACACATTTATGTTTGCCCTTCAAAACTTCAAAACAAGACACTTCAATATGAAATTGTCCCCCAAGATTTACTGTAGTGTGCGTATCTCTAAATCACCTTCACAGAGGACACAGCATGACCAGCACACACTTATATCATCTGTGAAATCTACCTGTAAACCTCTGGAAGCCATTGAGATGTTTGATGATTGAACGGAGACTGTGCCACCAATCTAAGTTGGGTTAAAATtgaagtaatcaatgtagaccacagtattaacatttgcagtgcaccatacaatgcatatatctctgttgtatgccatttggtgtgggatttgtaaaagcagcttTAAtttttgtggtgcaccatctattgaagcaccaaatgaaatgcattttattgctaaaaatgtttgtgatgcggcattttttggaatgacagacatagcaaccagatagacacacagacacttgaacCTTTTATTAACCTCAGTTCAGCCTCatttagatctgttttcatttaaaaggcACTTTGGTTTTGAAATCTATTTTGGCCCAGTTATGTATAATCTTTTGGCTTTCAACATATTCCCATCTTTCACTTTCTTACATTATGGGCTTAGCTTATTAGGTTTCTTGTTCGTCTGGCTACGACTTTAGTTTGTGTTTCCTAACTTCTCTCTGTCTTCAGATTCCATTATTAGAAACAACTGCACAGTCAGTACACATAGCCATTTGGTCCTCAGCTTGTGCTTATGTGATTCACAATTGTTTACTATTGTTAACTCATGACTCTGTCCTGCTTGCCCCCAACAACCACATCATTTACATTGCAAATAATAGTTTGGGTTGAAACTAATGTAAGGCtccataaaaattaaaagaaatgtgtttgataatcctTAGAGCACTATGAAATTTGTCCATAAATAACTAATTTAATGTTATAGTAGAAATCCAGTGAGATAGGGctgagtggtgactctgaggctaaggatctgcgctggtatcccaaaggttaccggttcgaatccctgtcactgccaaaagaaatcctactctgctgggcccttgagcaaggcccttaaccttcaattgctccagggttgctgtacaatggctgaccctgcgctctgaccccaagaggtatgTGAAAAACCAAGtcatttcctttgggattaataaaatataaatagagaAATGAGAAGTGATCCTCTTCTAGTAAAACA
This genomic window from Polypterus senegalus isolate Bchr_013 chromosome 4, ASM1683550v1, whole genome shotgun sequence contains:
- the cracd gene encoding capping protein inhibiting regulator of actin dynamics, with the translated sequence MGSRAFSHDSIFISEVSEEDGSSVRVMSEESTSGKVKSIQRQIAHNIKFGHKPVSTAVRKVEEFGDSSEDEEHPRCVIQVVADVEVNPSDTLTKSTDYPKASSSNEENNWNNGDKKGALLRSPKPKRALSVGGTIESINLDAVPFSVSRLDNAAAKHKLSVKPKNQRISKKHRRLTLDLQDLTHSDEHQDKDTFRKNIGIKSKEEGDVLSASIEQNKIPNEQMFKEFQNERKRIEDHDKLQEHLHYNQSKGDQEQMQKDKLLHENVMQKDYETAIQTSKISEERKKAVAENMLYEGKPTDEKENEDQRQLEWEKPKKRMTEEQRSQNFEEQRCVVAEQRRRQNEQSQHVLEKTKKLETKEWKQMEEQGLYDIELKKMETKERQHNHLQEQKQHLLIEHKEKKEEGYNENVQMLKDGEQQQKWEQRKQLLDIQRHQEMEEDQLKKADQQMKKEFEKQRRQEAEEETQQDLAEERQDVENQRKLKVEEQRQQEIEEQKKKEQKMQEAEEHKKKEIKEQKRQEVELQIKREIDNQRQQDFEEKKKKEAEEKNKKELEEQRQQDLEEKRKREAEEQQKREMEHQRDLEKQKKREDEEKKKELEKQRKLDLEAIRKREAEEKRQRELEEKRMQEAEELKQRELEEQRQRELKEQRKQEAEKLKKLELEEQRRQDKEVQRIQEVEKQMQIENEKQRQQDLQEQLINEPQLKILDEKKRQEAEVQKQWNVRSKCQLVAKEQMNFKAEKGRSDEAEEIMQEWEKEQNESNANQTELEFEDNQRFDPQEQERRREELRWQDMEERHAAPRPFTFKVSSGEKQIIFQKVNLTPVTPVNHHSNQLDQKESKSLSGAKGAHSLPSSLYIPHTAILVTGAQLCGTAVNMDQIKDTACKSLLGLSEDKKTLDLPPVNSRSKMSPEGKPSTIKSRSLHEGNQSSAAILAEWAMIRSRILKSADNGKLHERDSRYQVRHATEDCSQKGVTNPHTSLRKTVSASAKFSITPAWQKFPDSPKTISNEPSKPRLQNERDATKTRTLSLDLDSADSSPCKAKERSIQVPKSTKTPDSTEGYVFAKDLPSFLVPSPPHGSQKGRSPSETQIPQENHESTEKRVLSSEEKVSPFGIKLRRTNYSLRYHSEQQAEQKRKKRYSAGDNFEGIPAPLLPIGHEKSTLSNKGTAAGSLKDTKDNNATGSVQSLPEARLTPSKMNIPAIHGESERHLLKPTAYQKPCLAPKPSCATPPSSPLDKSEKSKIVESQRTVKEGLAPLKKKDDVKEDTLPVSSQRSQNEEEEAKEKKSFFPSINIPWRERVDRKTELIKREKPTLQSRHSLDSSRLPEKGESSQPLWITLALQKQRGFREQQSTREERRQAREAKLAEKQAKENNGNGSLAEKKASSDQAPQKPTTQTEEKKPESLLSRFERREQLRKSNTLPNSVTVEIADSSAPSPKEVPKRFPPSESAQVATEPAWLALAKRKAKAWSDCPQIIK